Proteins found in one Pectobacterium atrosepticum genomic segment:
- the dmpG gene encoding 4-hydroxy-2-oxovalerate aldolase has protein sequence MAKKILLCDPTLRDGNHAVRHQLTRESFAAYCQAAEAANVPVVEVGHGNGLGASSMLVGECLLSDEDIFTISREHLHKSRMAIHLIPGFCTIKKDLTRALELGVDLFRVASHCTEADITDRHIHFVRNSGKEAWGILMMSHMTSPAVLLEEARKMESYGAEAIVIMDSAGAYFPDDVKERISTLVNGLTVPVGFHGHNNLGMSVINSVVAVQEGATIIDGTIRGFGAGAGNTQLEVLVAVFERLGYETGIDLYKILDAADIAEKGFNPVAPSISPLSIVSGLAGVFSGFAKPVAKAAKDYNVDPRDIFFGLGERKAVAGQESLIYEVARDLAKRNENSVEKGQ, from the coding sequence ATGGCGAAGAAAATTCTATTATGTGATCCAACTCTCCGTGATGGTAATCATGCTGTAAGACATCAACTGACGCGTGAAAGCTTTGCCGCTTATTGTCAGGCGGCTGAGGCTGCCAATGTTCCGGTTGTGGAAGTCGGTCACGGTAATGGCTTGGGCGCCTCGTCAATGCTTGTTGGCGAATGCTTGTTGAGTGATGAAGATATTTTTACCATATCGCGTGAGCACTTACACAAGTCTCGTATGGCGATCCACCTGATCCCTGGGTTTTGCACCATCAAGAAAGATCTGACCCGAGCTCTGGAGCTTGGCGTCGATTTATTCCGTGTTGCATCGCATTGTACTGAAGCTGATATTACCGATCGTCACATTCACTTTGTCAGAAATTCGGGCAAAGAGGCATGGGGGATCTTGATGATGAGCCATATGACTTCTCCTGCGGTTCTTTTAGAAGAAGCCAGAAAGATGGAGTCCTATGGCGCAGAAGCGATTGTCATCATGGATTCGGCTGGGGCGTATTTCCCTGATGATGTGAAAGAGCGTATTTCGACGCTGGTCAATGGACTAACCGTACCTGTCGGTTTTCACGGTCATAATAATCTGGGTATGTCAGTCATTAACTCGGTGGTTGCAGTGCAGGAAGGTGCAACAATTATTGACGGAACTATTCGTGGATTCGGCGCTGGCGCTGGGAATACTCAACTGGAAGTCTTGGTTGCCGTGTTTGAACGCTTGGGTTACGAAACAGGTATCGATCTCTATAAAATTCTGGATGCAGCCGATATTGCTGAAAAAGGATTTAACCCTGTCGCACCGTCAATATCGCCTTTATCGATTGTAAGTGGTCTTGCCGGCGTATTTTCAGGATTTGCCAAACCTGTGGCAAAAGCTGCGAAAGATTACAATGTTGATCCCAGAGATATCTTTTTTGGGCTGGGTGAACGTAAAGCGGTTGCAGGCCAGGAAAGCTTGATTTACGAAGTTGCGCGGGATCTTGCCAAACGTAATGAAAACTCCGTTGAAAAGGGACAATAA
- a CDS encoding SDR family oxidoreductase yields the protein MKTSSLSECRSDCLLACAGAEDVRKVLAGKHISITGGTGFLGTWIAEMISALNDEYNAGITLDIYATRVQEWARRLPHLAARSDINIYSQDVRSPFEFSKATNFIIHAAGIPNTRVHSSDPLRVYETTVTGTANCLEAATKLGSLIRMVNVSSCLVNGQPDRSGATSEDDAFMQRSGELHGVYAEAKRASETLATIYRNQHRLPISTVRPFTLAGPYHELDLPWAINNFMRDALNGSTVRIHGDGNVRRSYLYGSDAAWWTLTALVKGGDGDVYNLGSAYSISHIELVKMIGDLLGKELNVEINTNPAKKNKVDDLYPNTQRVSQRLKVAETVDSLSILRKMYAWHKSSTR from the coding sequence ATGAAAACATCATCATTGTCAGAATGTCGTTCAGATTGCTTGCTTGCCTGTGCTGGGGCTGAAGACGTAAGAAAGGTATTAGCTGGAAAGCATATCAGCATAACCGGCGGAACCGGATTCCTCGGTACCTGGATTGCGGAAATGATATCGGCACTGAACGATGAATATAATGCGGGCATTACGTTAGATATCTATGCGACTCGAGTGCAGGAGTGGGCGAGACGATTGCCTCATTTGGCTGCAAGATCGGATATCAATATTTATAGTCAGGATGTCAGATCGCCTTTTGAATTTTCAAAGGCAACGAATTTTATTATTCATGCTGCAGGTATCCCTAATACGCGGGTTCATTCCTCAGATCCTCTGAGAGTTTATGAAACTACCGTCACAGGGACTGCAAATTGTCTGGAAGCGGCGACCAAGCTTGGTTCGCTTATTCGGATGGTCAATGTCAGTTCATGTCTGGTAAATGGTCAACCCGATCGTTCTGGAGCAACATCGGAAGATGATGCATTTATGCAGCGTTCCGGCGAATTGCACGGTGTGTATGCCGAAGCCAAACGTGCCTCTGAAACATTAGCGACTATCTACCGTAATCAGCATCGTTTACCTATTTCTACCGTTCGACCATTTACTTTGGCTGGGCCTTACCATGAGCTTGATCTGCCGTGGGCGATTAATAACTTTATGAGAGATGCGCTCAATGGTTCAACCGTTCGTATCCATGGCGATGGTAATGTTCGCAGAAGTTATTTATACGGTAGTGATGCGGCGTGGTGGACACTCACTGCTCTGGTAAAAGGAGGAGATGGTGATGTCTACAATCTGGGTAGTGCATATTCAATAAGTCATATTGAGCTTGTGAAGATGATTGGCGATCTTCTTGGAAAAGAACTCAATGTTGAGATTAATACTAATCCGGCTAAAAAAAATAAAGTTGATGATTTATATCCTAACACGCAACGTGTATCACAGCGGCTTAAGGTTGCTGAAACGGTAGATAGCTTAAGCATCCTTAGAAAAATGTACGCGTGGCACAAGTCGTCAACCAGATAG
- a CDS encoding MATE family efflux transporter — translation MINAKSILITTLFSWLSRIIIIAAQLISIRILLKHSSLDEFAAYSLLVSIGGWFILMDFGIAIALQNYISERLANKERYQDLISKAMYFIIPWYAVLVAILYLFSTNIASFLLPFSNVSIDVKADMIFITGLIFATTGIGNVCYKIWYAENKGYISNILPAIGAIIGFFLLYLFIDRMENKSLGGIMLFYSPTALIALFALLKKTAPCISLPRFELSLVVRGSKFWVLSIMVALTLQVDYVIMSRFLSAEDIVIYTLTTRIFGFGYFLYSSVLAATWPTFTELSVKKDAEKILSILKKYVFFSLLGVVIFTFIFILTKDIVVSIFTSGSGKVITIPNSFILLNGTYQLVLIWTALFSTILQSVNLVRLFLILTPIQAAISASLQWVLAENIGLYGITIGLLVSYLAIAVWLLPIKCIKYIKSLDKNEDEKDISGHTKLQ, via the coding sequence ATGATAAATGCGAAGTCAATTCTCATAACAACCCTATTTTCATGGCTTTCTCGTATAATAATAATTGCCGCGCAGCTAATAAGTATAAGAATATTACTTAAACACTCTAGCTTGGATGAATTTGCTGCATATTCGCTTCTGGTTAGTATTGGTGGTTGGTTTATATTAATGGACTTCGGGATTGCAATTGCTCTGCAAAATTATATTTCCGAACGGCTAGCGAACAAAGAGCGATATCAAGATCTAATATCTAAGGCAATGTACTTTATTATTCCATGGTACGCGGTTTTAGTCGCGATTTTATATCTATTTTCAACTAACATAGCATCTTTTTTGCTCCCGTTTAGTAATGTCAGTATTGATGTCAAAGCTGACATGATTTTTATTACAGGGCTAATTTTTGCCACGACAGGGATTGGCAATGTATGTTACAAAATTTGGTATGCTGAAAATAAAGGATACATATCAAATATTCTTCCGGCAATTGGAGCAATAATCGGATTTTTTCTCCTTTATTTATTTATTGACCGCATGGAGAATAAATCTCTTGGCGGAATAATGTTATTTTATTCTCCAACCGCGTTAATTGCTTTATTCGCTTTGTTGAAAAAGACCGCACCCTGCATCTCTCTTCCTAGGTTTGAATTATCTTTAGTCGTAAGAGGTAGTAAGTTTTGGGTGTTATCTATCATGGTGGCGTTAACGCTGCAGGTAGATTACGTTATTATGTCTCGATTCCTTTCTGCTGAAGATATTGTCATCTATACGCTAACAACGCGAATATTCGGTTTTGGATACTTTCTATATTCATCTGTACTTGCAGCAACGTGGCCAACTTTTACTGAACTCTCAGTAAAGAAAGATGCAGAAAAGATTTTAAGCATACTTAAGAAGTATGTTTTTTTTAGTTTGCTAGGTGTAGTGATTTTTACTTTCATATTTATTCTCACCAAAGATATCGTGGTAAGTATATTTACATCAGGAAGCGGGAAGGTAATAACCATACCCAACTCCTTTATTCTATTAAATGGCACTTACCAGCTCGTTCTGATATGGACTGCATTATTTTCAACCATTTTGCAAAGTGTTAATTTAGTGCGCCTCTTCCTGATTCTTACGCCTATTCAGGCGGCAATTAGTGCCTCACTCCAATGGGTGCTGGCTGAGAATATTGGGCTGTATGGGATTACGATCGGGCTATTGGTTTCATATCTGGCAATTGCGGTTTGGTTGCTGCCAATAAAATGCATAAAATATATAAAATCATTGGATAAGAACGAAGATGAAAAAGATATTAGTGGGCATACCAAATTACAATAA
- a CDS encoding glycosyltransferase family 2 protein, which yields MKKILVGIPNYNNAAYIVDTIESVLKQSYSGVDVVVFDNASTDDSVEIIENTFLNNPKVLLKKSASNVGPTMNHNRCLEYAIDNEYDYLKVLSSDDVLLPNIIQEQFELLESEPRGAFATCNMIVTDDKLTKIKDHDFLGSNTDGNAVIKKCASHSANYIGGPSNGLLRVSCIGATRFSPEYKWLSDLKFYCDLLANRPFINTGTNGFFYRRHDNTDSSHVSKIKNLQRKESIRFSGEYGGNFLTKIKIYLRDIKSRLL from the coding sequence ATGAAAAAGATATTAGTGGGCATACCAAATTACAATAATGCGGCCTATATTGTTGATACGATTGAGTCGGTATTGAAGCAATCTTATTCAGGAGTCGACGTTGTCGTTTTTGATAATGCTTCAACAGATGATTCTGTCGAAATAATAGAAAATACTTTTCTGAACAACCCTAAAGTTTTACTAAAGAAAAGCGCGAGTAATGTTGGTCCTACGATGAATCATAACCGCTGTCTTGAGTATGCTATCGACAATGAATATGATTATCTTAAAGTGTTATCGTCAGATGATGTATTACTGCCAAATATCATTCAGGAACAGTTTGAGTTACTTGAGTCTGAGCCGAGAGGGGCATTTGCTACGTGTAATATGATCGTTACCGATGACAAATTGACGAAAATAAAAGATCACGATTTTTTAGGCAGTAATACAGACGGAAATGCAGTTATTAAAAAATGTGCCTCGCATTCTGCCAACTATATTGGCGGTCCTTCTAACGGATTACTTCGAGTCAGCTGTATTGGCGCCACTCGATTCAGCCCTGAGTATAAATGGCTGTCAGACTTGAAGTTCTACTGTGATCTGTTAGCCAATCGGCCTTTCATCAATACCGGCACTAATGGTTTCTTTTACAGAAGACACGACAATACCGATTCAAGTCATGTTTCAAAGATAAAAAATCTGCAAAGGAAAGAGTCTATTCGATTTTCGGGGGAGTACGGTGGGAATTTCTTGACGAAAATAAAAATATACTTGAGGGATATCAAGTCAAGGTTATTATGA
- a CDS encoding acyltransferase, whose translation MSDTLKTLKSYLRRAQFRANGIYIDKSAIIRSDDRGSITLNEGVRISHGVVVICTNEKAREGVSSQLVIGKGTTINEYSNIRASGGIIRIGENCMIAQFVSVVASNHVVNTEKLMIDESWDDKKNEITIGNDVWIGAGAVILPGVTIGDGAVVAAGSVVTKDVDAFTINAGVPCKKIKDRELFFKNINS comes from the coding sequence ATGTCGGATACATTAAAAACGCTAAAATCTTATCTTCGAAGAGCTCAATTCAGGGCGAATGGTATTTATATTGATAAGTCCGCTATCATTAGAAGCGATGACAGAGGAAGTATAACGCTGAATGAAGGGGTAAGAATTTCTCATGGCGTTGTTGTTATCTGTACTAATGAGAAAGCAAGAGAGGGTGTTTCCTCTCAGTTGGTTATTGGAAAAGGAACCACAATTAATGAGTACTCAAATATAAGAGCATCAGGCGGGATAATTAGAATTGGCGAAAACTGTATGATCGCCCAATTTGTGAGTGTGGTCGCGTCCAATCATGTCGTCAATACTGAAAAACTGATGATTGATGAAAGCTGGGATGATAAAAAGAATGAGATCACAATTGGGAATGACGTATGGATTGGCGCAGGGGCCGTTATTTTGCCTGGCGTTACTATTGGTGATGGTGCAGTCGTTGCCGCTGGTTCCGTAGTGACGAAAGATGTAGATGCATTTACGATAAATGCTGGAGTGCCCTGCAAGAAAATAAAAGACAGGGAATTGTTTTTTAAAAATATCAATAGTTGA
- a CDS encoding glycosyltransferase, which translates to MKENNYTSSFIFPNHLYGGHEVMTINILNYIASHNSFGIECHVNKRNDKVLNSLSALNEKFGYERIKIFSHSWSSDKNPLLSFFQPASFVRKLLFIKKLFALRRRAVLVQGSIELGAEFIWISYVLGCRNLLISYIPMCHTFKHMGFKLGELRDVVSALTYKMCMNYITISNPNEALLKKRNASAKVNIVNNFVSPLSNVIPVDGRSSETINLAIIGRVEIKQKGHDILINALKYIDDEIVNRVHLIIVGDGPDMSTLKDMIDNNHLSNKVSFTGWVDKWYKIDEKIDYVVMPSRFEGVPLTMLEALSLDIPCIGANRDGMSDYISDELLYDVGGSDDIESRNLAEKINYALSNNEMTKMKINRDDLFYPKGIEVLDETFL; encoded by the coding sequence ATGAAAGAAAATAACTATACTTCATCCTTTATTTTCCCGAACCACCTGTACGGTGGACATGAAGTTATGACTATAAATATTTTGAATTATATCGCGAGTCATAACTCTTTTGGCATTGAGTGCCACGTAAATAAAAGAAACGATAAGGTATTGAATTCTCTGAGTGCACTGAATGAAAAATTTGGCTATGAGAGAATAAAAATATTTTCTCACTCTTGGTCATCAGACAAGAACCCGCTTCTTTCTTTTTTTCAACCTGCATCTTTTGTTAGAAAACTCCTTTTTATCAAGAAGCTCTTTGCTTTAAGACGCAGGGCTGTCCTTGTTCAGGGGAGCATTGAGCTTGGTGCTGAGTTCATTTGGATTTCTTATGTTCTTGGATGCCGAAATCTGTTGATAAGCTATATCCCAATGTGTCATACGTTTAAACATATGGGTTTTAAGCTTGGCGAGTTACGTGATGTGGTTTCTGCATTGACCTATAAAATGTGTATGAATTACATAACGATATCCAATCCTAACGAGGCTCTGTTAAAGAAAAGAAATGCTTCAGCGAAAGTCAATATTGTTAATAACTTCGTTTCTCCTCTTTCTAATGTCATTCCAGTCGATGGCCGCTCGTCTGAAACGATTAATCTAGCCATTATTGGCAGGGTGGAGATAAAGCAAAAAGGACACGATATATTAATCAATGCATTAAAATATATTGATGATGAAATCGTTAATCGAGTACATCTCATTATCGTCGGTGATGGACCAGATATGAGTACGTTGAAAGATATGATAGACAATAATCATCTTTCCAATAAGGTATCATTTACTGGTTGGGTCGACAAATGGTATAAAATAGATGAAAAAATTGATTATGTAGTTATGCCGTCGCGTTTTGAAGGTGTTCCTTTGACGATGCTGGAAGCGTTATCCCTTGATATTCCTTGCATTGGTGCAAATAGAGACGGTATGAGCGACTATATTTCGGATGAATTGCTATATGATGTAGGCGGTAGTGATGATATTGAGTCAAGAAATCTCGCCGAAAAAATTAACTATGCCTTATCTAACAATGAAATGACTAAAATGAAAATAAATCGCGATGATTTATTCTATCCTAAAGGCATTGAAGTATTAGACGAGACTTTTTTATGA
- a CDS encoding glycosyltransferase family 1 protein: MKVEKIALNLSRVGKHGTGMWNYSKNIADMLHESGFLDSIICSKDHVEYFSNRYKDPKVDIIITPEIVSNTMKVSKFRPLIWLSYSYFLGCKLVLSKKKKDVALLSTTHHSIPFFKNQFITIHDLRPAFYPDSKLQEIYFSHYLPRKVKELRGVFTVSETVKNEIEEHMGVARSDIQVVYNSVDPSLRPDGTDNSEQATIKNTFLMVGASWKHKNAHSFLKNFLTYHKDNYSAVIVCGQTDYFDELKSLVATLGLENNVTFKHHISEQELSSLYKTSFALVYPSLSEGFGIPPIEAMSLSLPVIVSDIPVFKEILGEAAVYVDPNVRESWEHAVDTLKVSRENVIDTGLQRVNLYSYDRCKDMLMLALKNINEKSR, encoded by the coding sequence ATGAAAGTTGAAAAGATAGCATTGAATTTATCAAGGGTAGGAAAACATGGTACAGGGATGTGGAATTATTCCAAAAACATTGCTGACATGTTGCACGAATCTGGCTTTCTCGACTCAATCATATGTTCTAAAGACCACGTTGAGTACTTCTCCAATAGATATAAAGATCCCAAGGTTGATATCATTATCACGCCAGAAATAGTATCCAATACTATGAAGGTGTCAAAATTCAGGCCGTTAATATGGCTTTCATACAGCTATTTTCTGGGCTGTAAGCTTGTTCTGAGTAAAAAGAAAAAAGATGTAGCATTGCTAAGCACAACACACCACTCGATACCTTTTTTTAAAAATCAATTTATTACCATTCATGATTTGCGCCCGGCATTTTATCCAGACTCGAAACTGCAAGAAATCTATTTCTCTCATTACTTGCCACGTAAGGTCAAGGAGCTCAGAGGGGTGTTTACTGTTTCAGAGACAGTGAAAAATGAAATAGAAGAGCATATGGGCGTTGCACGATCTGATATACAGGTTGTTTATAACTCTGTCGATCCCTCTTTGCGTCCTGATGGTACGGACAATAGCGAACAAGCGACAATAAAAAATACCTTCTTAATGGTTGGGGCAAGCTGGAAGCATAAAAACGCGCATTCTTTTTTGAAAAATTTCCTTACATACCATAAAGACAATTACAGCGCCGTTATTGTTTGTGGCCAAACAGATTACTTTGATGAATTGAAATCACTGGTTGCCACGTTGGGACTTGAGAATAATGTAACATTTAAACATCATATCAGCGAACAGGAACTAAGTTCGTTATACAAAACCTCTTTTGCACTTGTCTATCCTTCATTGAGTGAAGGCTTCGGGATACCACCTATTGAAGCAATGAGCCTGTCTTTACCTGTTATTGTTTCAGATATCCCAGTGTTTAAAGAAATACTGGGGGAAGCCGCAGTATATGTCGATCCTAATGTCAGAGAAAGTTGGGAACATGCCGTTGACACGCTGAAAGTGTCTCGTGAAAACGTTATTGATACTGGGTTGCAACGAGTCAACTTATACAGCTACGATCGATGCAAGGATATGCTTATGCTTGCATTAAAAAACATCAATGAGAAGTCTCGCTGA
- a CDS encoding glycosyltransferase, which produces MQFSLVIPVYNAGMMWPEVIRSIKSQTIQPECVIIIDSSSTDNTVAYAIEAGFEVYHIDKSTFDHGGTRSMALEKVNTEFVIYMTQDAILQNDEAFFYLLSAFNNEEVGAVYGRQLPHHDANPLATHARLHSYGEVGYVTSMKDDFPQGFRKAFMSNSFSGYRVNTLRQIGGFPAKLILGEDSYVAARMLSTGVSVGYIPQALARHSHNYSVGEEFKRYFDIGVFHKTQEWMLASLGKVEGEGVKFALGQICYLLKSNYYHYIPFSIVSSGAKYLGYKLGKNYHRLNRTLCKKLSMYKSYWNSSV; this is translated from the coding sequence ATGCAATTTTCTCTTGTTATACCGGTTTATAATGCAGGAATGATGTGGCCAGAGGTTATTCGTTCAATTAAATCTCAAACCATACAACCTGAATGCGTTATTATTATTGATTCAAGTTCTACAGATAATACCGTGGCGTATGCCATTGAAGCAGGCTTTGAAGTCTACCATATAGATAAATCTACTTTTGATCATGGCGGCACACGTTCCATGGCATTAGAGAAAGTTAACACTGAGTTTGTTATTTATATGACCCAAGATGCGATATTGCAGAATGATGAAGCGTTTTTCTATCTTCTCAGCGCATTTAATAATGAAGAAGTGGGAGCCGTCTATGGGCGTCAACTCCCTCATCATGATGCGAATCCGCTGGCCACACATGCTCGGTTACATAGCTATGGCGAAGTCGGATACGTGACATCCATGAAAGATGATTTTCCTCAGGGCTTCCGTAAAGCGTTTATGTCCAACTCCTTTTCTGGCTATCGAGTCAATACGCTGCGGCAGATTGGTGGATTTCCCGCGAAACTTATCTTGGGTGAAGACTCTTATGTTGCTGCGCGTATGCTATCGACAGGAGTGTCTGTTGGTTACATACCGCAAGCCCTTGCTCGACATTCCCATAATTATAGTGTTGGCGAAGAATTTAAGCGCTATTTTGACATTGGAGTCTTCCATAAAACACAAGAATGGATGTTGGCAAGTCTTGGTAAGGTCGAGGGGGAGGGGGTAAAATTTGCCCTTGGCCAAATTTGTTATCTGTTAAAAAGTAATTATTACCACTACATCCCTTTTTCTATTGTAAGTTCAGGTGCAAAATATTTGGGATATAAATTAGGCAAGAATTATCATCGCCTAAATCGTACGTTGTGCAAAAAATTGTCTATGTACAAAAGTTATTGGAATTCTTCTGTTTGA
- a CDS encoding mannose-1-phosphate guanylyltransferase/mannose-6-phosphate isomerase: protein MIVPVIMAGGSGTRLWPLSRALYPKQLLALHSDVTMLQATISRLAGFESEAPLVICNEAHRFIVAEQLRELRCEGKIILEPCGRNTAPAIAVAALQAMRFAPDVDPILLVLAADHVIENEDAFTQAVNQAQPLTALGKLITFGIVPTEAHTGYGYIRRGISVNDAAFTVDCFVEKPDASTAEAYVSSGDYYWNSGMFMFKASVYLNALKEHRPDIFAACEQACANSREDLDFTRLDEAAFTDCPDDSVDYAVMEKTSDAVVIPLAAGWSDVGSWSSLWDILEKDESGNVNIGEVIALDSHNNYISSDSALVATIGINDVVIVNTGDALLVAAKDRSQDVKKVVDRLKESNLHHYREHPESFRPWGKISNIDSGDHYQVKKIIVHPGHGLSLQQHFHRAEHWVVLVGTAKVNIDEKEFFLSENQSTFIPPGAVHTLENPGVIDLVMIEVRSGHYLADDDIVRLQDRYGRI from the coding sequence ATGATTGTTCCCGTTATTATGGCAGGTGGCTCAGGTACTCGCCTCTGGCCTCTATCCCGAGCCTTGTATCCCAAACAGTTATTGGCACTGCATAGCGATGTCACCATGTTGCAAGCTACGATTAGTCGATTAGCAGGATTTGAGTCAGAAGCTCCGCTCGTTATTTGTAATGAGGCGCATCGCTTTATTGTCGCTGAGCAACTTCGCGAATTGCGCTGTGAAGGGAAAATTATTCTTGAGCCGTGTGGCCGTAATACTGCACCGGCTATCGCTGTGGCTGCGTTGCAAGCAATGCGGTTTGCCCCAGATGTTGACCCCATCTTGCTTGTGTTAGCTGCAGACCATGTCATTGAGAATGAGGATGCTTTTACGCAAGCCGTAAATCAGGCGCAGCCGCTTACTGCTTTAGGGAAATTAATTACTTTTGGCATTGTCCCGACGGAAGCACATACGGGGTATGGCTATATTCGTCGAGGCATCAGTGTTAACGATGCGGCATTTACCGTCGATTGCTTTGTTGAAAAACCTGATGCGAGTACCGCAGAAGCTTATGTTTCATCAGGCGATTATTATTGGAACAGCGGTATGTTCATGTTCAAGGCGAGTGTCTACTTGAATGCGCTGAAAGAACATCGGCCTGACATTTTTGCCGCTTGTGAGCAGGCTTGTGCTAACTCGCGCGAAGATCTAGATTTTACTCGTCTTGATGAAGCCGCTTTTACAGATTGCCCGGATGATTCTGTCGACTATGCCGTCATGGAGAAAACCAGTGATGCGGTAGTTATTCCATTGGCCGCTGGATGGAGTGATGTCGGTTCATGGTCATCGCTATGGGACATTTTAGAAAAGGACGAGTCGGGTAACGTTAATATTGGTGAGGTAATCGCGCTCGATAGCCATAATAACTACATCTCTTCTGACTCAGCATTGGTTGCAACAATCGGCATTAATGATGTTGTCATTGTTAATACCGGAGATGCGCTTTTGGTCGCCGCTAAAGATAGATCGCAAGATGTAAAAAAAGTGGTCGATCGGCTGAAAGAAAGTAATCTCCATCACTACCGTGAACACCCTGAGTCATTTCGTCCTTGGGGTAAAATTAGCAATATTGATTCTGGCGATCATTACCAGGTAAAAAAAATAATCGTTCACCCTGGGCACGGCCTCTCTCTGCAACAACATTTCCATCGGGCAGAGCATTGGGTTGTGTTAGTGGGCACGGCCAAAGTTAATATTGATGAAAAAGAGTTTTTCCTTTCAGAAAATCAATCTACGTTTATTCCGCCTGGGGCTGTTCATACTTTAGAAAATCCTGGCGTTATTGATCTTGTAATGATTGAGGTACGTTCAGGACACTATTTGGCTGACGATGACATCGTCAGACTGCAAGATCGATACGGCAGAATATAA
- a CDS encoding phosphomannomutase yields MSTLTCFKAYDIRGRLGDELNEDIAYRIGRAYGQFTRAKNVVVGGDVRLTSESLKLALSNGLRDAGTNVLDIGLAGTEEIYFATHHLGIDGGIEVTASHNPIDYNGMKLVCKGAKPISGDSGLRDIQVLAENNVFIPVLAEEKGEYTKTSVLDDYVEHLMTYIEPANFKPLKLVINSGNGAAGHVIDALEARFNQLNLPVTFIKVHHQPDGSFPNGIPNPLLPECRKDTSDAVIAHSADIGIAFDGDFDRCFLFNHLGEFIEGYYIVGLLAEAFLQKEPGAKIIHDPRLSWNTIDIVNSCQGEPVMSKTGHAFIKERMRQEDAVYGGEMSAHHYFRSFAYCDSGMIPWLLVAELLCVKDKSLRDLVSERMLAYPASGEINSILSEPAKAIERVKAAYLPEALSIDETDGISLEFEDWRFNLRSSNTEPVVRLNVESKANNALMVEKTDAILHLLRQ; encoded by the coding sequence ATGTCTACGCTCACCTGTTTTAAAGCCTATGATATTCGGGGTCGTCTGGGCGACGAACTTAATGAAGATATTGCTTACCGGATTGGTCGGGCTTATGGTCAGTTTACAAGAGCCAAAAATGTTGTTGTTGGAGGCGATGTCAGGCTAACCAGCGAGAGTTTGAAATTAGCGTTGTCCAATGGTCTACGGGACGCAGGGACAAACGTATTAGATATTGGATTAGCAGGTACAGAAGAGATCTATTTCGCGACACATCATCTGGGGATTGACGGAGGCATTGAAGTCACCGCAAGCCATAACCCAATTGATTACAACGGAATGAAATTGGTTTGCAAAGGTGCTAAGCCAATTAGTGGTGATTCTGGGTTGCGCGATATTCAGGTATTGGCAGAGAACAATGTTTTTATCCCGGTTCTTGCCGAAGAGAAAGGTGAATACACAAAAACTTCTGTGCTTGATGATTATGTTGAGCATTTGATGACTTATATAGAGCCTGCGAATTTTAAACCGTTAAAGCTAGTCATCAACAGCGGTAATGGTGCGGCAGGACACGTTATTGATGCGCTGGAAGCACGTTTCAACCAATTAAATCTTCCCGTAACCTTTATCAAAGTACACCATCAGCCCGATGGCTCTTTTCCTAATGGTATCCCTAATCCGCTCTTACCAGAATGTCGAAAAGATACCTCTGATGCGGTTATCGCCCATTCTGCTGATATAGGGATTGCCTTTGATGGTGATTTTGATCGGTGTTTCTTGTTCAATCATCTCGGTGAGTTTATTGAGGGATACTACATTGTTGGTTTATTGGCCGAGGCTTTTCTCCAAAAAGAGCCCGGTGCCAAAATCATTCATGATCCTCGACTGAGCTGGAATACCATTGATATCGTTAATTCCTGCCAAGGCGAACCGGTTATGTCAAAAACAGGGCATGCCTTTATCAAGGAACGGATGCGGCAAGAAGATGCCGTTTACGGCGGAGAAATGAGCGCTCATCATTATTTTCGCTCATTCGCGTACTGTGATTCAGGAATGATTCCCTGGCTATTGGTCGCTGAATTGCTTTGTGTAAAAGATAAAAGCCTGCGAGATTTGGTGAGTGAAAGGATGCTGGCCTATCCAGCTTCTGGAGAGATCAACTCTATATTAAGCGAACCCGCTAAAGCGATAGAACGTGTTAAAGCTGCGTACTTGCCGGAAGCGCTGTCTATTGATGAAACCGACGGTATTAGTTTGGAATTTGAAGACTGGCGTTTCAACCTTCGTTCTTCTAATACTGAACCGGTTGTTCGCCTAAATGTAGAATCTAAAGCTAATAACGCTTTGATGGTTGAGAAAACGGATGCGATTCTGCATCTGCTACGGCAGTGA